One Longimicrobiaceae bacterium genomic window, GTCACCCGGTCAAACGCGTCGAGCGCGCGGCCGGGGTCGCGGGTCTGCGCGTACGTCTCGCCCACGTAGTACTGCGCGTCGGGCGCCAGGCGGTTCTGCGGCGACGTGCGCAGCATCTCCTCGAATCCCGCACGCGCCGTGGCGAACGAGCCGCGCCGGTAGGCCCCCAGCGCGGCGTTGTAGATCTCCTCCGGCGTGCCGGACGCGGCCGACGACGACGAGCCCGGCTGCGGCGCGCTGCCACCGGACGAGTCCGCGGCGGCGGCCTGCTGGCGGGCGAGCTCCTGCGTCTGCCGGTCCAGCTGTGCGCGGAGCTGCACCACCTGCGCCTGCCCCTGGCCCGTCAGCTCCTGGATCTGAACCAGCTGCCGCTCCATCTGGAGAAGCCGGTTCGCCAGGTCGCCGCGCGAGCGAACGCCCTGGCTGCTCAGCGAGTCCAGCGTCACCGACATCTGCCGCTGCAGCGAGCGGATCAGCGA contains:
- the ybgF gene encoding tol-pal system protein YbgF; the encoded protein is MRARAILSLVVLPTLGGCLATQSDVRLVRGELVSMQQRQASTDSLIRSLQRQMSVTLDSLSSQGVRSRGDLANRLLQMERQLVQIQELTGQGQAQVVQLRAQLDRQTQELARQQAAAADSSGGSAPQPGSSSSAASGTPEEIYNAALGAYRRGSFATARAGFEEMLRTSPQNRLAPDAQYYVGETYAQTRDPGRALDAFDRVTELYPTAPKAATALFRAAQIELARGNRAEARARFNEVVRAYPRAPEATQARQELARLN